A window of Pirellula sp. SH-Sr6A contains these coding sequences:
- a CDS encoding sugar ABC transporter ATP-binding protein, translated as MTADTLISIQNIGKRFAAVRALDGVSFDVARGELVAICGENGAGKSTLMKILSGVYTEYEGRIELDGKPVRFSGTRDAEDAGISIIHQELNLVEQLSVAANIFLGREPRNRWGLRDDRAMQLRANELLRELECNIDSRQLAGSLRVGDQQLVEIAKALSVNARILVMDEPTSALTESEVERLYRVIAKLRQRGTTILYISHKMEEVFYLSDRIVILRDGQFITQRDTKSMSPKEVTECMVGRSLDTIDLGPRRERGEKLLEVKKLGLRWPGHARGYRLKDIQFDLHAGEVLGIAGLMGAGRTELLEAIFGASKEPPSGEVYVCGKRIQPTHPKEAIAEGIALVTEDRKRLGIFTAMNVGRNISLCTLGGMRSGPLLNDGKERNAGQTMVSKLKIKTDGLRASILSLSGGNQQKCIVGRWLLTNPKVLLLDDPTRGVDVGAKAELYRIIRELCQEGMGVIVTSSELPEILTLSDRIMVLNEGRQTAIFSREEATQAKIIQAAT; from the coding sequence ATGACCGCGGATACCTTGATCTCAATTCAAAACATCGGCAAGCGCTTCGCAGCTGTTCGAGCGCTCGACGGTGTTTCGTTTGATGTGGCGCGCGGAGAACTGGTGGCCATTTGCGGGGAGAATGGCGCTGGGAAGAGCACGCTCATGAAGATTCTTTCCGGTGTCTACACCGAGTACGAAGGGCGTATTGAGCTCGATGGCAAACCGGTGCGGTTTTCTGGGACCCGCGATGCCGAGGATGCTGGGATCTCCATTATTCATCAAGAACTGAATCTAGTCGAACAGTTATCGGTGGCTGCGAATATCTTCCTCGGACGGGAGCCTCGCAATCGATGGGGACTGCGAGACGATCGTGCGATGCAGCTTCGGGCCAACGAGTTGTTGCGCGAATTGGAATGCAATATCGATTCGAGGCAATTGGCAGGTTCGCTGCGCGTTGGCGATCAGCAGTTGGTCGAGATCGCGAAAGCTCTCAGTGTCAACGCGCGCATCCTGGTGATGGACGAACCGACCAGTGCCCTCACGGAATCCGAGGTGGAGAGGCTCTATCGCGTCATCGCCAAGCTGAGGCAGCGTGGGACGACGATCCTTTACATCTCGCACAAGATGGAGGAGGTCTTTTATTTGTCCGATCGCATTGTCATTCTTCGCGACGGTCAATTCATCACGCAGCGCGATACCAAGTCAATGAGCCCCAAGGAGGTGACGGAGTGCATGGTGGGGCGATCGTTAGACACTATCGATCTTGGCCCTCGGCGCGAACGCGGAGAGAAGCTGCTTGAAGTGAAGAAACTGGGGCTTCGATGGCCCGGACACGCGCGCGGATATCGGTTGAAGGATATTCAATTTGATCTTCATGCCGGTGAGGTACTCGGTATTGCTGGATTGATGGGAGCGGGACGGACAGAACTACTCGAGGCGATCTTCGGTGCCTCCAAAGAGCCCCCATCCGGCGAGGTCTATGTATGCGGTAAGCGCATTCAGCCTACGCATCCTAAAGAAGCGATCGCGGAGGGAATTGCGCTGGTGACCGAGGACAGGAAGAGACTAGGCATCTTCACGGCCATGAACGTCGGCCGAAACATATCCCTATGCACGCTGGGAGGCATGCGATCCGGTCCGCTGTTAAACGACGGCAAGGAGCGCAATGCAGGGCAAACGATGGTGAGCAAGCTCAAGATCAAAACGGATGGTTTGCGAGCCAGCATCCTGAGTTTGAGCGGAGGCAATCAACAAAAGTGCATCGTCGGCAGATGGCTGTTGACCAATCCGAAGGTGTTGCTGCTCGACGACCCGACGCGGGGCGTCGACGTGGGAGCCAAAGCGGAGCTTTACCGTATCATCCGCGAGCTATGCCAAGAGGGCATGGGAGTGATTGTCACCAGCAGCGAGCTACCCGAGATCTTGACGTTAAGCGACCGCATCATGGTCCTCAACGAAGGGCGTCAGACTGCGATCTTTTCGCGCGAAGAAGCGACGCAAGCGAAGATCATTCAGGCTGCGACATAA
- a CDS encoding ABC transporter permease: MIPKPSLWRTFWGSVEFKLLLAWSAVVLITALLDSGHTYYYQSASSAELILRNTVLLGFFALGSSVIIISGGIDLSSGSVIALSATVFGALLILLDPEGFSKGSISTSAVVLAIAGTLLVGVMIGTLHAWLITAVGLPPFIATLATLVGLRSFGRALAPIMMNGKSQIDFPDRALRNVLKDVTSISILFLILAILVWIVMSKTVTGRHLHAMGGNEQAARLSGIRTDRLKWFAYVLGAVTASIVGIISFADQGSAKPDIMARGYELNAIASSVIGGCSLQGGIGTIPGVVLGCLFLRTVIDAVSKIVGTGSDVYEGMIVGIVVVLAVTFSQRVDRSAIKKYFSTPIGWASIPILGITAGIGLLLFFGNQAWYSPLKGILFGVFVTICLAGRALYETVIHKPVIHKPK, encoded by the coding sequence ATGATTCCCAAGCCCTCTCTTTGGCGAACTTTTTGGGGATCGGTAGAGTTCAAGCTGCTATTAGCATGGTCCGCCGTGGTCTTGATCACGGCATTGCTCGACAGCGGTCACACTTACTACTATCAATCGGCAAGTTCCGCGGAGTTGATCCTACGCAACACGGTCCTACTCGGATTTTTCGCGTTAGGTAGTTCCGTCATAATCATCTCGGGAGGGATCGACCTTTCGAGTGGATCGGTTATCGCCCTCAGTGCGACGGTCTTCGGAGCCTTGCTCATACTCTTGGATCCTGAAGGCTTTTCGAAGGGTTCCATCAGCACGAGCGCCGTAGTGCTCGCGATAGCGGGAACGTTGCTGGTAGGCGTGATGATCGGAACGCTGCATGCGTGGCTCATCACAGCGGTCGGGCTTCCTCCGTTCATCGCTACCTTAGCGACTTTGGTTGGACTGCGAAGCTTCGGCCGTGCTCTGGCACCTATCATGATGAACGGAAAGTCACAAATCGACTTCCCCGACCGAGCCCTTCGCAATGTTCTCAAAGATGTAACGAGCATTTCGATCTTGTTCTTGATCCTCGCGATCCTCGTCTGGATTGTCATGAGCAAGACGGTAACGGGACGGCATCTCCATGCCATGGGTGGCAATGAGCAGGCCGCTCGTTTGAGTGGCATCCGCACCGATCGGTTGAAGTGGTTCGCTTATGTTCTGGGGGCGGTGACCGCATCGATCGTGGGAATCATATCATTTGCCGATCAAGGGTCGGCGAAGCCGGACATCATGGCCCGCGGATACGAATTGAACGCGATCGCCTCCTCCGTGATTGGAGGCTGTTCGTTGCAAGGAGGAATTGGAACGATCCCGGGGGTCGTGCTGGGATGTTTGTTTTTGAGAACCGTTATTGATGCGGTGAGCAAAATCGTCGGGACAGGTTCCGATGTGTACGAGGGCATGATTGTTGGGATCGTTGTCGTTCTAGCCGTCACGTTCAGCCAACGCGTCGATCGGAGCGCGATCAAGAAGTACTTTTCGACGCCGATCGGTTGGGCCAGCATTCCCATCTTGGGAATCACAGCAGGGATTGGACTGTTGCTCTTTTTTGGCAATCAAGCTTGGTATAGCCCTCTGAAGGGGATTCTTTTCGGCGTCTTCGTCACGATCTGTTTGGCAGGTCGCGCTCTCTACGAGACGGTGATTCACAAGCCGGTGATCCACAAGCCAAAATGA
- a CDS encoding substrate-binding domain-containing protein, with the protein MKTSFLSAAWLTFGLLLTFSMGCDSASDKSTGTSSGDASAKGDSSGGGSKIKAGRIVLLNNTDSPFWDAARAGIKKAAEDLKLADHGITAGMDSNDGTEQGQIEKLRQYGTQSDVLAVIISPLSSTNPAIADELENLKKKGVIVGCFDSDLEEKNRSIREFYVGTNNITGGKVLGTAAKGIKPDAEYAQFVGTDSQQNAIERMNGFTSVYGEATQKDRKLDDADRNRARDNVRDVIAKHPNLSMLVGIWSYNAPAIVDVVSEKNARDKYKIVVFDAEQLAIQQMADGMIDAMVVQNPFGMGYDSVRYAFAKLSGDQATLSELFPKMGQPGGDNRDTGLKVVVPDQGSPLTKEMFAEFGPSVEFVKFSEFQDWLKKYNLTSS; encoded by the coding sequence GCACGTCGTCGGGGGATGCCTCGGCGAAAGGGGACTCCAGCGGCGGCGGCTCCAAGATTAAGGCGGGGCGGATCGTCCTTTTGAACAACACCGACTCCCCTTTTTGGGATGCGGCTCGGGCCGGGATCAAGAAGGCTGCTGAGGATCTCAAGCTAGCGGACCACGGCATTACCGCGGGGATGGACTCCAACGACGGCACCGAACAAGGTCAGATTGAGAAGCTTCGGCAGTACGGGACGCAGAGCGACGTGCTGGCGGTGATCATCTCGCCCCTCTCCTCCACCAACCCGGCGATTGCCGACGAGTTGGAGAATCTCAAGAAGAAGGGTGTGATCGTCGGTTGCTTTGACAGCGATCTCGAAGAGAAGAACCGATCGATTCGAGAGTTTTATGTCGGAACCAATAACATCACCGGAGGCAAGGTGCTCGGAACGGCTGCCAAAGGGATCAAGCCGGATGCGGAATATGCCCAGTTTGTTGGGACCGACAGCCAGCAGAACGCCATCGAACGGATGAATGGATTTACATCCGTCTACGGTGAAGCGACACAAAAGGATCGAAAGCTAGATGACGCTGATCGAAACCGCGCCCGCGACAATGTTCGGGATGTGATTGCCAAGCACCCAAATCTTTCCATGCTCGTAGGGATTTGGTCGTACAATGCGCCCGCCATCGTGGATGTCGTCTCCGAGAAGAATGCACGGGACAAGTACAAAATCGTGGTTTTTGACGCAGAGCAGTTGGCAATCCAGCAAATGGCGGATGGGATGATCGACGCCATGGTAGTCCAAAACCCCTTTGGAATGGGGTACGATTCGGTGCGTTACGCGTTTGCGAAGCTATCTGGTGATCAAGCGACCCTCTCGGAACTCTTCCCCAAAATGGGGCAGCCTGGTGGTGATAACCGAGATACGGGCCTCAAGGTCGTCGTACCCGATCAAGGTTCCCCATTGACCAAAGAAATGTTTGCGGAGTTCGGACCGAGCGTTGAGTTTGTGAAGTTCAGCGAATTCCAAGATTGGCTCAAGAAGTACAACCTGACCAGCTCATGA